The genomic interval TAAAAAAGAAAGCGATAAAAAAGAATAAGCATCCCCTAATCCTATGCTTTCGTCGGCCGTTCATTGGAGAGAAAATGCGTGCACATTGCCTGCAGCACGTTCCGTTTGAGGGACTCGGCAGCATAGCGCCGTGGCTCAAGGCACAAGGACTCGAACTAACGAGCACACGCTTTTTTGAATCGGGCAGGCTTCCCGCTCCCGATGAGGTGGATCTGCTCATCGTGATGGGCGGCCCGATGAGCGCCAACGATGAAGATAAACTGACCTGGCTGATTGACGAAAAAGCATTCATTCGGGAATGTATCCGGCAAGGAAAACGCGTCTTGGGCATTTGTCTGGGCGCACAATTGATCGCAAGTGCGATGGGCGCGCAAGTGTATCGAAACCGTGTGAAGGAAATAGGGTGGTTTCCTGTACAAGGAGTGCCTGCCGACAACGAGTCGATTTTTCGTTTTCCGAAGGTGTTTAGAGCATTTCACTGGCACGGTGAAACTTTTGATCTGCCGCCCGGAGCAGTCCGGATTGCTGAAAGTGAAGGCTGTGAAAATCAGGCATTTCAGCTCGGCCGATCCGTCATCGGCTTACAGTTTCACCTTGAAATGACTCCGGAGTCGGTGCGGGAGATCATTTCGCACTGTCGAGCAGAGCTCTTGCCGTCAAAATATGTGCAATCTGAAACAGTCATGACAAGTGTATCGCCGGACGAATACCGAGAGATGAATAACCTCATGGCCGAGGTGCTTTCCTTTCTGATAAGCAGGGACGGCTGACCGGCGCATGCACCCGTCAGGCATTGCCCCGCGGTACTCGACTCCTCTGCGGGTGATGCGCAAACCGTAAAAAGGAATTCGCAAACATGACCATCAGCGGCTTTTCATTTGTGCGCAACGGCGACAAGCTTTACTATCCCGTGGTCGAATCCATTACCTCCATCCTGCCGATTTGCAACGAGTTTGTCATTGCCGTCGGCGCCGGCGACGCGGATGATCGAACGCGGGAAAAAATCGCCGCCATCGGCGATCCGAAAATCAAGATTATCGATACCGTCTGGGAAGAGGCCTATTTCAAGAAAGGAATCATTAACGCCCTACAGACCGACATCGCCAAACAAGCCTGCAGCGGCGACTGGCTGTTCTATCTGCAGGCGGATGAGGTGGTGCACGAAAAGTATCTGCCCGTCATTCAAAAGCGCTGTGCGGAACTCTTGGACCGTCACGAGGTCGAGGGGTTGCTCTTCCGCTACAAGCATTTTTGGGGCGATTACGATCACTATCACGGCGGCCACGGCTGGTATCCGTTCGAAATCCGCATCATTCGCAACCTGCCGCAGATTCACTCTTACGAGAGCGCTCAGTCGTTCCGCTGGTTCGACTTTTACGAGCACCCGCGCCAGGAAAAAGGCACGCGCAAACTTAACGTGGCGCTGGTCGATGCGGAAATCTATCACTACGGCTGGGTGCGTCCGCCGCACCTCATGCAGAACAAACGCCGCGCATTGGACAGCGTCCATTGGGGCAGAGCAAAGGCGGAGGATTATTATCGTCAGGCTCCCCCCTTCTTTGACTATGGGCCGCTCAATCGGCTGCAAGTTTTTCGCGATACTCATCCTCAAGTGATGCAGGAGCGCATCCGGCAGATGGATTGGCGGGATAAGCTGCAGTACAGCGGCAGACCTAATCCGCTGCGGGAACCGCACAAGCATGAACGACTCAAATACCGGCTGTTATCGGCATTGGAAAAGATAATCGGCAGACCAATCGGCGGATTTCGTAACTATCATTTGTTGAAAAATGTCTGATTCAACCTTAGGAGAATGAGATGGCAGAAAAGTTTCAGAGCGCGAAAGGAAGAAAAAGACTGCGGGGCTCTTTGCCCAAAGTCGGCATTCGGCCGGTGATCGACGGCAGACGACAGGGCGTTCGCGAAGCGCTGGAAGGGCAAACCATGGCCATGGCGCAGGCGGCGGCTGAATTGATACGTACCCACCTCCGTCATTCGAACGGCGCAGAGGTCGAGTGCGTCATTGCCAACACCACCATCGGCGGGGTTGCCGAGGCGGCCGAGTGCGCCGAAAAATTCGCCCGCGAGGGCGTCGGCGTCTCGCTGACGGTTACTCCCTGCTGGTGCTACGGCACCGAGGTGATGGATTCGGACCCGCTGATCCCCAAAGCCGTTTGGGGATTCAACGGTACCGAGCGGCCGGGAGCCGTTTACCTGGCGGCGGCGCTGGCCGGCTACGCTCAAAAGGGCCTGCCCGCCTTCGGCATCTACGGCCGCGACGTTCAGGATAAAGACGACCGCTCGATTCCCCAAGACGTGCAGCAAAAGATACTCAACTTTGTCAAAGCCGGTCTGGCCGTCGCCGAAATGCGCGGCAAGTCTTATCTCGCCATGGGCTCCGTCTCCATGGGCATCGCCGGTTCGATCGTCGACGATCACTTTTTCCACGATTACCTCGGCATGCGCAACGAGTACGTCGACATGACCGAATTCATCCGCCGCATGGAGCGCGGCATTTACGACCCGGAAGAGTATCGCCGCGCTTACGAATGGGTACGGAAGAATTGCCGTGAAGGCGAGGACATCAACCGGCCGGAAATCCGCAGCAGCCGCGAGCGGCTCGACCGCGAATGGGAGATGTGCGTGCAGATGGCCATGATCGCCCGCGACCTGATGATCGGCAATCCCCGCCTGGCGGAAATCGGCTGGCCGGAAGAGGCGCTCGGCCACAATGCCATTGCCGGCGGCTTTCAGGGTCAGCGCCAATGGACCGACCATCTGCCCAACGGCGACTTTTTGGAGGCGATTCTCAACTCTTCGTTCGACTGGAACGGCATTCGCGAGCCGTTCATCGTGGCGACGGAAAACGACAGCCTCAACGGCGTCGCCATGCTGTTCGGCCATTTGCTGACCGACACCGCGCAGATCTTTTCCGATGTCCGCACTTTCTGGAGCCCCGAAGCAGTCAAGCGGGTGACCGGCCATAAGCTCACCGGCAAAGCGGAGAACGGCATTATCCACCTCATCAATTCCGGCCCGACGGCTCTCGACGGAACCGGCCGCCAGACCCGCGACGGCAAACCGGTCCTCAAGCCGTTCTGGGAGATCACCGAAGAAGAGGTCCAAGCCTGCCTCGAAGCGACGCGCTGGTGTCCGGCCGAGCTCGAATATTTCCGCGGCGGCGGGTTCTCCACGCAGTTTTTGACGCGCGGCGAAATGCCGGTCACCATGTCGCGCATCAACTTGGTGAAAGGATTGGGGCCGGTGCTGCAGCTTGCCGAAGGCTACACCGTGGAGCTGCCGCCCGAGGTGCACGAAGCGCTGAACCGCCGCACCAGTCCCACCTGGCCGACAACCTGGTTCGTTCCCAACCTCACCGGCCGCGGCGCCTTCCGCGACGTTTACACGGTGATGGCCAATTGGGGCGCCAACCATGGAGCCATTTCGTACGGCCACATCGGCGACAAACTGATCACCCTTGCCGCCATGCTGCGCATTCCGGTCTGCATGCACAACGTGGACGAAAGGCGCATCTTTCGCCCGGCTGCCTGGAGCGCCTTCGGCACCGCCGATTTGGAGGGCGCCGACTATCGCGCCTGTAAAAATTTCGGTCCGCTCTACGGCATTCGTTAACGTGGGAACGTGTTTAACGGGAGATAAACTTTGGCGCAGAAATTACGCGTAGGCGTGCTGTTCGGCGGCCGCTCCACCGAACATCAAGTGTCGTTGGTATCGGCGCAATCCGTGATGGCCGCGCTGGATCGAGACAAGTATGAGGTCATCCCCATCGGCATCTCGCCTGCAGGACGCTGGCTGTGCGGCGACGACGCGCTCCCGCTGCTCAAAGAAGGCAAAGAGCCGCCGCACGGCTGCTTTCTGCCGCCGGATCCCACCTGCAGACGTCTGCTCGACTTGAACCGCCTCGAGCCGCTCGGCGACGCGCTCGATGTGATTTTTCCGGTGCTGCACGGCTCGTTCGGCGAAGACGGCACCATACAGGGGCTTTTGGAATTGGCGGATATCCCCTATGTGGGCGCCGGCGTCTTGGGATCGGCCTTGGCGATGGACAAAGTGCTGCAAAAGCTCGTCTGTCGACAGGCCGGGCTGCCGACGGTCGACTTTATTTGGTTCCGCAGCATCGATTGGCGCGAGCGCTCGACCGATGAACCCGTTGCGGCGTATCAGCTCGCCAATCTGCCGCAGGAGGGCATCGCAGCTGAGATCGAACGCCGTCTCGGCTATCCGGTTTTTGTCAAGCCTCCCAACCTCGGTTCCAGCGTCGGCATCAGCAAGGCAAAGAATCGCGGGCAACTGATCGAAGGCATCGAAACCGCGCTGCGCTATGACCGCAAAGTTCTGGTGGAAGCGGCGGTGCCGGACCCGCGCGAAATCGAGGTGGCAGTGCTCGGCAACGAGCATCCCCGCGCCTCCATTGCCGGCGAGATCATTCCCTCCAACGAGTTCTACGACTATGACGCCAAATACGTGGACGGCGCTTCCGAGAGCCGCATTCCGGCGGATCTGCCGCCGGAGCTGCACGAATCTCTGCGCCAAGCGGCCGTGCGCGCCGTCGTCGCCTGCGAGGTGGAAGGCATGGCGCGCGTCGATTTTCTGGTTGAAAGGCGTACCGGCAAATTTTTTCTC from candidate division KSB1 bacterium carries:
- a CDS encoding L-fucose isomerase — encoded protein: MAEKFQSAKGRKRLRGSLPKVGIRPVIDGRRQGVREALEGQTMAMAQAAAELIRTHLRHSNGAEVECVIANTTIGGVAEAAECAEKFAREGVGVSLTVTPCWCYGTEVMDSDPLIPKAVWGFNGTERPGAVYLAAALAGYAQKGLPAFGIYGRDVQDKDDRSIPQDVQQKILNFVKAGLAVAEMRGKSYLAMGSVSMGIAGSIVDDHFFHDYLGMRNEYVDMTEFIRRMERGIYDPEEYRRAYEWVRKNCREGEDINRPEIRSSRERLDREWEMCVQMAMIARDLMIGNPRLAEIGWPEEALGHNAIAGGFQGQRQWTDHLPNGDFLEAILNSSFDWNGIREPFIVATENDSLNGVAMLFGHLLTDTAQIFSDVRTFWSPEAVKRVTGHKLTGKAENGIIHLINSGPTALDGTGRQTRDGKPVLKPFWEITEEEVQACLEATRWCPAELEYFRGGGFSTQFLTRGEMPVTMSRINLVKGLGPVLQLAEGYTVELPPEVHEALNRRTSPTWPTTWFVPNLTGRGAFRDVYTVMANWGANHGAISYGHIGDKLITLAAMLRIPVCMHNVDERRIFRPAAWSAFGTADLEGADYRACKNFGPLYGIR
- a CDS encoding D-alanine--D-alanine ligase, translated to MAQKLRVGVLFGGRSTEHQVSLVSAQSVMAALDRDKYEVIPIGISPAGRWLCGDDALPLLKEGKEPPHGCFLPPDPTCRRLLDLNRLEPLGDALDVIFPVLHGSFGEDGTIQGLLELADIPYVGAGVLGSALAMDKVLQKLVCRQAGLPTVDFIWFRSIDWRERSTDEPVAAYQLANLPQEGIAAEIERRLGYPVFVKPPNLGSSVGISKAKNRGQLIEGIETALRYDRKVLVEAAVPDPREIEVAVLGNEHPRASIAGEIIPSNEFYDYDAKYVDGASESRIPADLPPELHESLRQAAVRAVVACEVEGMARVDFLVERRTGKFFLNEINSIPGFTSISMYPKLWEASGLSYPDLLDELIRLALDRAAKKRALSTTFQPKKEWYK
- a CDS encoding type 1 glutamine amidotransferase, whose translation is MRAHCLQHVPFEGLGSIAPWLKAQGLELTSTRFFESGRLPAPDEVDLLIVMGGPMSANDEDKLTWLIDEKAFIRECIRQGKRVLGICLGAQLIASAMGAQVYRNRVKEIGWFPVQGVPADNESIFRFPKVFRAFHWHGETFDLPPGAVRIAESEGCENQAFQLGRSVIGLQFHLEMTPESVREIISHCRAELLPSKYVQSETVMTSVSPDEYREMNNLMAEVLSFLISRDG